The following are encoded together in the Iodobacter fluviatilis genome:
- a CDS encoding HDOD domain-containing protein, translating into MLSEMSAEDAKALMRGMVIPPRPDILLDLEDEQHSSSPDFAKIARLISADVALSAAVIKTVNSPFFSLATRVASVQQALQLLGLKNLSNIVQGVVLRQVLSPSTQDDLSIFWASSNSIAMVAAFLSESVHGVSADDAYTLGLFLNCGKPLMAARFPNYVAAICGEEALSKSQLISNEDQQYGVSHNVVGYLLARTWYLPSSTSLAILHVHNFEVFKQSAVGDWQSICTLIALACLAEHIVKLSHNQPEHAEWPKIELLLRQHLGFDLDEFEDLVDTGQQMLLR; encoded by the coding sequence GTGCTGAGTGAAATGAGTGCAGAAGACGCTAAAGCATTAATGCGTGGCATGGTGATACCACCTCGGCCTGATATTCTACTGGATTTGGAAGACGAGCAGCATTCTAGCTCACCGGATTTCGCTAAAATAGCGCGGCTTATTAGCGCTGATGTTGCACTTTCGGCGGCGGTGATTAAAACGGTGAATTCTCCGTTTTTTAGCCTTGCGACGCGGGTTGCCTCGGTGCAACAGGCCTTGCAATTATTAGGTTTGAAAAACCTTTCTAATATTGTGCAAGGCGTGGTGTTGCGCCAAGTGCTGTCGCCTTCTACCCAAGATGATTTATCTATTTTTTGGGCATCATCAAACTCAATCGCTATGGTTGCGGCGTTTTTATCGGAGTCGGTACATGGTGTATCGGCGGATGACGCTTATACGTTGGGTTTATTTCTGAACTGCGGTAAGCCACTTATGGCTGCTCGTTTTCCAAATTATGTGGCCGCTATTTGTGGTGAAGAAGCACTATCCAAATCACAGTTAATCAGCAATGAAGATCAGCAATATGGTGTAAGCCATAATGTGGTGGGCTATTTATTGGCAAGAACATGGTATCTGCCTAGTTCAACGAGCTTAGCCATTTTACATGTCCATAATTTTGAGGTTTTCAAACAATCTGCAGTCGGCGACTGGCAGTCTATTTGCACATTAATTGCCTTGGCTTGCTTGGCTGAGCACATTGTCAAATTGAGCCATAATCAGCCTGAGCACGCCGAATGGCCAAAGATAGAGCTACTCTTGCGCCAGCATCTAGGCTTTGATCTTGATGAGTTTGAAGATCTGGTCGATACCGGCCAGCAAATGCTGCTTCGATAA
- the tgt gene encoding tRNA guanosine(34) transglycosylase Tgt produces the protein MLKFELKATSSGARRGTMTLNHGVVETPVFMPVGTYGTVKAMTPRDLKEIGAQICLGNTFHLWLRPGLEVVEQFGGLHEFMGWDKPILTDSGGFQVFSLGAMRKITEEGVTFQSPVNGDKLFLTPEESMKIQTVLNSDIVMIFDECTPYPATRQEAGDSMRMSYRWAKRSRAEFDAQQNPNALFGIVQGGMYEDLRDESIAGLVDIGFDGMAIGGLSVGEPKEDMARILAHTAPKLPVNKPRYLMGVGTPEDLVYGVSQGIDMFDCVMPTRNARNGMLFTRFGDVKIKNAKHKLDTRPLDATCTCYTCKNFSRGYLHHLFRTGEILAAQLNTIHNLHYYQVVMAEMRAAIEEDRFTEHVAEFHTDRARGVD, from the coding sequence ATGCTGAAATTTGAATTAAAAGCGACCAGTAGCGGCGCTCGCCGCGGCACGATGACCTTAAACCACGGTGTGGTGGAAACACCGGTGTTTATGCCGGTAGGGACTTATGGCACGGTTAAAGCCATGACCCCGCGCGATTTAAAAGAAATTGGTGCGCAAATTTGTCTTGGTAACACCTTTCATCTGTGGCTGCGCCCAGGTTTAGAAGTGGTCGAGCAATTTGGCGGCTTACATGAATTTATGGGCTGGGATAAGCCGATCCTGACTGACTCGGGTGGTTTCCAAGTGTTTAGTTTGGGCGCGATGCGCAAAATCACCGAAGAAGGCGTGACTTTCCAAAGTCCTGTTAATGGCGATAAATTATTTTTAACGCCCGAAGAGTCCATGAAAATCCAAACGGTGCTTAATTCTGACATCGTAATGATTTTTGATGAATGCACACCTTACCCTGCTACCCGCCAAGAAGCTGGGGATTCGATGCGCATGTCTTACCGCTGGGCTAAGCGCTCCCGTGCTGAATTTGATGCGCAGCAAAATCCCAATGCGCTGTTCGGCATTGTGCAGGGCGGCATGTATGAAGACTTGCGTGATGAATCAATTGCCGGTCTGGTCGATATCGGCTTTGACGGCATGGCCATTGGTGGTTTGTCGGTGGGCGAGCCTAAAGAAGATATGGCGCGGATTTTGGCGCATACCGCCCCAAAACTGCCAGTGAACAAACCACGCTATCTAATGGGTGTAGGCACGCCTGAAGACCTCGTGTATGGGGTAAGTCAGGGTATTGATATGTTCGATTGCGTGATGCCCACTCGCAACGCAAGGAATGGCATGTTATTTACACGCTTTGGCGATGTAAAAATAAAAAATGCCAAACACAAGCTCGATACCCGCCCTTTAGATGCAACTTGTACGTGCTACACCTGCAAAAATTTTAGCCGAGGCTATTTGCATCATTTATTTCGCACGGGCGAGATTTTGGCCGCGCAGCTTAATACCATCCACAACTTACATTACTATCAGGTGGTGATGGCAGAAATGCGTGCTGCAATTGAAGAAGATCGCTTTACTGAGCACGTGGCTGAGTTTCACACGGATAGGGCACGCGGGGTAGATTGA
- a CDS encoding nitronate monooxygenase, with protein sequence MKRVDDFRLRFGKKELVPIMIGGMGVDISTADLALEAARLGGVGHISDAMINTVTDRRYKTKQVKEKLQQYKHNVANSDKSEVQFDLGRLEEATKLHVSKTMEAKRGDGMVFINCMEKLTMNAPKETLRVRLNAALDAGIDGITLAAGLHLGSMGLIEDHPRFRDAKLGIIVSSVRALQLFLRKNAKLNRLPDYVVVEGPLAGGHLGFGMDWAQYDLATIVAEIHQFMLDEHLDIPVIPAGGIFTGSDAVTYLEAGAAAVQVATRFTVSEECGLPADVQQEYFKASEDNIEVNQISPTGYPMRMLKNSPSIGAGIRPNCEAYGYLLDAKGNCSYIEAYNRVIAIQPDAKRIKVMDKTCLCTHMRNFDCWTCGHYTYRLKDTSHKLDNGNYQILSAEHIFNDYQYSTENKIALPVKLELELAK encoded by the coding sequence ATGAAACGTGTAGATGATTTCCGCCTTCGCTTCGGCAAAAAAGAATTAGTGCCGATCATGATTGGTGGCATGGGTGTTGATATTTCCACCGCTGATTTGGCGCTTGAAGCGGCTCGTTTAGGTGGTGTAGGCCATATTTCAGACGCAATGATCAATACAGTGACGGATCGTCGCTACAAAACCAAGCAAGTTAAAGAAAAGCTCCAACAATACAAACACAATGTAGCTAACTCGGATAAATCCGAAGTTCAGTTTGATTTAGGCCGCCTAGAAGAAGCCACCAAGCTGCATGTAAGTAAAACCATGGAAGCAAAACGTGGCGACGGCATGGTTTTTATCAACTGCATGGAAAAACTCACCATGAACGCCCCGAAAGAAACACTTCGGGTCCGTTTAAATGCAGCTTTAGATGCCGGCATTGATGGTATTACCCTAGCAGCTGGCTTACACCTTGGATCTATGGGGCTGATCGAAGATCACCCGCGCTTTCGTGATGCCAAGCTAGGCATTATTGTTTCTTCCGTACGTGCCTTACAGTTATTTCTGCGTAAAAACGCCAAGCTGAACCGCCTACCCGATTATGTGGTGGTAGAAGGCCCACTAGCCGGCGGTCACCTAGGCTTTGGTATGGACTGGGCGCAATATGATTTGGCCACCATCGTGGCCGAAATTCATCAGTTTATGCTGGACGAGCATTTAGATATCCCCGTTATCCCTGCTGGCGGCATTTTTACTGGCTCTGACGCTGTTACCTACCTAGAAGCGGGTGCTGCAGCAGTGCAGGTGGCTACGCGCTTTACTGTATCGGAAGAATGTGGCCTGCCTGCTGACGTGCAGCAAGAATATTTCAAGGCCAGCGAAGACAATATCGAAGTCAACCAGATCTCCCCAACGGGCTACCCGATGCGCATGTTAAAAAACAGCCCATCGATTGGCGCGGGTATTCGCCCTAACTGCGAAGCTTATGGCTACCTGCTCGATGCCAAAGGCAACTGCAGCTATATCGAAGCCTATAACCGGGTAATCGCCATCCAGCCAGACGCGAAGCGCATTAAAGTCATGGATAAAACTTGCCTATGCACGCATATGCGCAACTTTGATTGCTGGACCTGTGGGCACTATACCTATCGGCTAAAAGACACCAGCCATAAGCTGGACAACGGTAATTATCAAATTTTAAGTGCTGAACATATTTTTAATGACTACCAATACAGTACAGAAAACAAAATCGCCCTACCGGTTAAACTAGAGCTTGAATTAGCAAAATAG
- the rph gene encoding ribonuclease PH gives MRPSSRRNDQLRQVRITRQYTRHAEGSVLIEFGDTKVLCTASVEENVPPFLKGKGKGWVTAEYGMLPRSTNTRMRREAAQGKQSGRTQEIQRLIGRSLRAVVDMAALGERQIVIDCDVIQADGGTRTASITGAFVAMTDAINGLIAAGKLEKSPIREHVAAISVGIYQGKAVLDLDYPEDSDCETDMNVVMTSSGKFVEVQGTAEGVAFTRQEMNALLDLAEQGIKDLISMQQSALAS, from the coding sequence ATGCGCCCTTCCTCACGCCGTAACGATCAACTTCGCCAAGTACGCATTACTCGCCAATACACGCGTCATGCCGAAGGCTCGGTGCTGATTGAATTTGGCGATACCAAAGTGCTGTGCACTGCTTCGGTAGAAGAAAATGTACCACCATTTTTAAAAGGCAAGGGCAAGGGCTGGGTGACTGCTGAATACGGCATGTTGCCACGCTCCACCAATACCCGTATGCGCCGTGAAGCGGCACAAGGCAAGCAAAGTGGCCGCACCCAAGAAATCCAACGCTTGATTGGCCGATCATTACGCGCCGTAGTCGATATGGCGGCTTTGGGCGAGCGCCAAATTGTGATTGATTGCGATGTCATTCAAGCCGATGGCGGCACGCGTACTGCGAGTATCACCGGTGCTTTTGTCGCCATGACCGATGCCATCAATGGCTTAATTGCCGCTGGTAAACTAGAAAAATCACCGATTCGCGAACATGTTGCAGCCATTTCAGTAGGAATTTATCAAGGCAAAGCGGTATTAGATTTGGATTATCCTGAAGATTCAGACTGTGAAACAGATATGAATGTGGTGATGACCAGTAGTGGAAAATTCGTAGAAGTCCAAGGAACTGCCGAAGGCGTAGCATTTACTCGTCAAGAAATGAATGCATTATTAGACTTAGCCGAACAAGGCATAAAAGATTTGATCAGCATGCAACAAAGCGCGCTAGCCAGTTGA